A stretch of the Mercenaria mercenaria strain notata unplaced genomic scaffold, MADL_Memer_1 contig_3023, whole genome shotgun sequence genome encodes the following:
- the LOC128552677 gene encoding nephrin-like yields the protein MAQYSCPPKPLSDNAKDGKIAATLHAQVTLQFTARDYLDESNKTTFMWFKENATIENEDHKFIMSSQKLQSNLSITNITETDFGIYKVRVSNTVGHYNHSFELVARDKPEAPTNFAYIVDSITDSSVTLKWMPGFNGGYPQTFILLYKRYTQQQWQNTSVKDDGAKDMIYKLSGLFSMTAYRVKMFASNEEGVSADTETLHFTTKDLRNKIPNNGGIDYVPKTERKNPGILRFPDIGSLPLYQVS from the exons ATGGCACAGTATTCCT GTCCTCCTAAACCTTTGTCTGATAACGCTAAAGATGGAAAGATTGCAGCTACCCTGCATGCTCAAGTAACACTGCAATTTACAGCTCGTGATTACCTAGATGAATCTAACAAAACGACGTTTATGTGGTTCAAGGAAAATGCCACAATAGAAAACGAAGACCATAAATTTATCATGTCATCACAAAAGTTACAGTCTAACTTATCTATAACAAACATCACGGAAACCGACTTTGGGATATATAAAGTTCGTGTCTCAAATACCGTTGGACATTATAATCATTCTTTTGAACTTGTAGCAAGGG ATAAGCCTGAAGCGCCAACGAACTTCGCTTACATTGTTGACTCAATCACTGATTCATCAGTTACTTTAAAGTGGATGCCTGGATTCAACGGTGGCTATCCGCAAACCTTCATTTTGCTTTATAAGAGATATACGCAACAACAATGGCAGAACACATCTGTTAAAGATGACGGAGCCAAAGACATGATTTATAAACTATCTGGTTTGTTTAGTATGACGGCGTACCGAGTAAAAATGTTTGCAAGCAATGAAGAAGGAGTGTCTGCTGACACTGAAACTCTCCATTTTACAACAAAAG ATTTACGCAACAAAATTCCCAATAATGGGGGTATAgactatgttcccaaaacagaaagaaagaaCCCTGGCATTTTACGTTTCCCCGACATTGGAAGTTTACCTCTTTATCAAGTGTCCTGA
- the LOC128552678 gene encoding neural cell adhesion molecule 1-like — protein sequence MSTLNITCPVIPGNPAATEIFWTRKSDHERWNNSQLIILNVSKTDDAEYTCTVFNEMIPTVGETTKTAKTSKFHLNVFFPAFIKLFSESGKYSREDIVVNETQEVTFSCAAEANPASDITIRSPQNKTIAMVYKTNTLHSKITNLSCISAGEYICTCSNNYTNGHPSISKLTLIVRCK from the exons ATGTCAACACTGAACATTACATGTCCAGTTATACCAGGAAACCCTGCAGCCACTGAAATCTTTTGGACCAGGAAAAGTGATCATGAACGTTGGAATAACAGTCAATTGATTATACTAAACGTATCAAAAACAGACGATGCCGAGTACACTTGCACTGTTTTTAACGAGATGATTCCTACTGTCGGTGAAACTACTAAAACAGCAAAAACCAGCAAATTTCATCTAAACGTTTTCT ttcctgcatttatcaaattattctCTGAATCTGGGAAATACTCCAGGGAGGATATTGTGGTAAACGAAACGCAAGAGGTGACATTTAGTTGTGCTGCGGAAGCTAACCCGGCCTCAGATATAACCATAAGAAGTCCACAAAATAAAACGATCGCAATggtttacaaaacaaataccctACATAGTAAAATAACAAATTTGTCCTGCATAAGTGCTGGAGAATATATATGCACTTGCAGCAACAACTACACGAATGGCCATCCTTCAATCTCAAAATTGACGCTTATTGTGAGATGTAAGTAG